In the genome of Terribacillus sp. FSL K6-0262, one region contains:
- a CDS encoding 3D domain-containing protein, producing the protein MKKTVVSLATGLVIAGAFGTSASAAEYNVQKGDSLWKIADKYEVSVNQLKELNQLDSDLIFPNQKLTIDKETNQADTYTVQKGDSLSKIAGKFNISVGELKAWNSLNSDLIVIGQQLAVTGGAVAETAPVKQEAPKQEAAQQEAPEQEAPKQETTQQEAPKQEEKQEAPAQTEQKAEPAEQEAAPAKEEQAAASTSQEAAKEITVSATAYTGQCEGCSGVTATGIDLNANPNAKVIAVDPSVIPLGSKVWVEGYGEAIAGDTGGAIKGNKIDVHVPDQGTALDWGRKTVTVKVLD; encoded by the coding sequence ATGAAAAAAACAGTCGTATCTTTAGCTACAGGACTAGTAATTGCGGGGGCATTCGGTACATCAGCATCAGCTGCTGAATATAATGTTCAAAAAGGGGACTCCCTTTGGAAAATCGCAGATAAATACGAAGTTAGTGTTAATCAGCTTAAAGAACTTAACCAACTTGATTCTGACCTAATCTTTCCTAATCAGAAATTGACTATAGATAAAGAAACAAATCAAGCAGACACATACACAGTACAAAAAGGCGATTCTCTTTCTAAGATCGCAGGGAAGTTCAACATTTCGGTAGGCGAGCTAAAAGCTTGGAACAGCCTGAATTCCGATTTGATTGTAATAGGTCAGCAACTGGCGGTGACTGGTGGCGCGGTAGCAGAAACAGCACCAGTGAAGCAAGAAGCTCCTAAGCAAGAAGCAGCTCAGCAGGAGGCTCCTGAACAGGAAGCTCCTAAGCAGGAAACAACCCAGCAAGAAGCTCCTAAGCAAGAAGAAAAGCAGGAAGCACCTGCACAAACAGAACAAAAAGCAGAACCTGCTGAACAAGAAGCAGCTCCTGCCAAAGAAGAACAAGCGGCTGCAAGCACTAGCCAGGAAGCAGCAAAAGAAATCACAGTATCCGCAACTGCATATACTGGTCAATGTGAAGGTTGCTCTGGTGTGACAGCTACTGGCATCGATTTGAATGCAAATCCGAATGCAAAAGTTATTGCTGTAGACCCTAGCGTCATTCCTTTAGGATCTAAAGTATGGGTGGAAGGCTATGGTGAAGCAATCGCCGGCGATACTGGCGGTGCAATCAAAGGTAATAAAATCGATGTACACGTACCAGATCAAGGAACTGCATTGGACTGGGGACGTAAAACTGTAACAGTAAAAGTGCTAGACTGA
- a CDS encoding DEAD/DEAH box helicase: MKLFEDLNIKHERLDVLHKLGLTEPTPVQQQAIPEILAGKDVIAKAQTGTGKTLAFLLPILEMLEADSAGIQALILSPTRELAIQIYDELAKLIHPEEEIGTLAVYGGQDIIKQLKRLEGRVDIVVATPGRLLDHMRRGTVDLSHVRTFVLDEADQMLHMGFWHDVKDVAAALPEAKQTLLFSATMPKEIRQLAASQMQKPKEITIESNNVTLKEIKQIVLEMPDREKRNTLKVLLQMYRPFAAIIFCRTRRRASELHGYLRGLGLESDELHGDLSQAKRERAMKNFREYKTQFLVATDVAARGLDVEGVTHVFNYDLPEDTESYIHRIGRTGRAGSTGLTVAFVTPRDRQQIKQIEKETKQRLPRKQLIFGENGKPELLDAE; the protein is encoded by the coding sequence ATGAAGCTTTTCGAGGATTTGAATATAAAGCATGAACGGCTTGACGTATTACATAAATTGGGTTTGACTGAACCGACTCCAGTACAGCAGCAGGCTATTCCCGAGATCCTGGCGGGGAAAGATGTGATTGCCAAAGCACAGACGGGTACAGGGAAGACGCTCGCATTCCTGCTTCCGATATTGGAGATGCTCGAGGCTGACAGTGCAGGTATTCAGGCACTCATCCTCAGCCCGACGAGGGAGCTGGCGATCCAGATTTATGATGAACTGGCAAAGCTGATTCATCCCGAGGAGGAAATCGGCACATTGGCTGTCTATGGCGGTCAAGATATCATCAAACAGCTCAAGAGACTGGAAGGCAGGGTGGATATCGTCGTCGCGACGCCAGGGAGGCTGCTCGACCATATGCGCCGCGGAACAGTGGACCTTTCCCATGTCCGGACATTTGTCCTGGACGAGGCTGATCAGATGCTCCATATGGGGTTCTGGCACGATGTGAAGGATGTTGCAGCTGCGCTTCCCGAAGCTAAACAGACTCTGTTGTTCTCTGCGACCATGCCGAAGGAAATCCGTCAGCTGGCGGCTTCCCAAATGCAGAAGCCAAAGGAAATCACGATCGAATCAAACAATGTGACGTTGAAGGAAATCAAGCAGATTGTCCTGGAGATGCCAGATCGGGAAAAGCGGAATACATTAAAGGTTTTATTGCAGATGTATCGTCCGTTTGCTGCGATTATTTTCTGCAGGACAAGGAGGCGAGCTTCCGAGCTGCACGGCTATTTGCGCGGGCTGGGGCTTGAATCCGATGAGCTGCATGGCGACCTGTCGCAGGCAAAACGGGAACGTGCCATGAAGAATTTCCGGGAGTATAAGACACAATTCCTTGTTGCGACGGATGTGGCGGCTCGGGGATTGGATGTGGAAGGTGTGACCCATGTCTTCAACTATGATCTGCCGGAAGATACGGAAAGCTATATCCACCGGATCGGCCGTACGGGCAGGGCTGGCAGTACAGGTCTGACTGTAGCCTTTGTTACACCGCGTGATCGACAGCAAATAAAACAAATTGAAAAAGAGACAAAACAGCGTCTGCCGCGGAAACAACTGATTTTCGGGGAAAATGGCAAGCCGGAATTACTGGATGCAGAATAA
- the trpE gene encoding anthranilate synthase component I, producing MKVAESIRFEKKELNGDTLTPVVIYKRLAGEKKFLLESSVHHAGKGRYSIIGANPYKELIGRGRETLLKVSGQEERVSGKPLEILKSQIGGMELPLDFPFYGGAVGYMAYDSIRQYEAIGDVPEDPIGMPEIHFMFYEDIIVYDHKHQQITLLAIDGTGSRSKDLLRARLEEMEEEITAYKDIPDAVLPPVRFRPETDQATFMKMVEDAKAYIKAGDVFQIVLSQRLTAEFDGDAFSFYRKLRASNPSPYMFFLDFEDYIVLGASPESLIKASGNEVTANPIAGSRPRGKTLAQDEQLTDELLADEKELAEHRMLVDLSRNDLGRVCKVGTVELTKYMAVEKYQHIMHIVSEVRGELADGMSGLDALIAALPAGTVSGAPKIRAMELINQFERKKRGLYAGAVGYINMNGDLDLALAIRTMIVKDAKAYVQAGAGLVYDSDPETEYHETLHKAKSLTEVGSHDPADR from the coding sequence ATGAAGGTTGCAGAAAGCATACGATTTGAGAAGAAGGAATTGAACGGAGATACATTGACACCTGTCGTGATTTATAAACGGCTGGCAGGCGAGAAGAAATTTTTGCTGGAAAGTTCGGTTCATCACGCAGGAAAGGGACGTTATTCCATCATCGGTGCCAATCCATACAAAGAATTGATCGGCAGAGGACGGGAAACGCTGCTCAAGGTATCCGGTCAGGAGGAGAGGGTATCGGGGAAGCCGTTGGAGATTTTGAAAAGTCAGATAGGCGGGATGGAGCTGCCGCTTGATTTTCCTTTTTATGGCGGGGCGGTCGGTTATATGGCATATGATTCTATCCGGCAGTATGAAGCAATAGGTGATGTTCCGGAGGATCCAATCGGTATGCCGGAAATACATTTCATGTTTTATGAGGACATCATCGTGTATGACCATAAGCACCAGCAAATCACTTTGCTGGCGATTGATGGCACAGGCAGCCGGTCCAAGGATTTGCTCCGGGCAAGGCTGGAGGAAATGGAGGAGGAAATAACAGCCTACAAAGACATACCTGATGCAGTACTGCCCCCAGTCCGATTCCGGCCGGAAACGGATCAAGCGACATTCATGAAGATGGTGGAAGATGCCAAGGCATATATCAAAGCTGGCGATGTATTCCAAATAGTGCTTTCCCAGCGGCTGACAGCGGAATTTGATGGAGATGCTTTCAGCTTCTACCGGAAGCTGCGAGCCAGCAACCCTTCACCATATATGTTTTTCCTTGATTTTGAAGACTATATCGTATTGGGTGCTTCGCCTGAAAGCTTGATCAAGGCAAGCGGCAATGAAGTGACGGCTAACCCGATTGCGGGATCGAGGCCGCGCGGAAAGACGCTGGCGCAGGATGAGCAGCTGACGGATGAGCTTTTGGCGGATGAAAAGGAGCTGGCAGAGCATCGGATGCTTGTCGACTTAAGCCGCAATGACCTGGGGCGTGTGTGTAAGGTGGGAACCGTAGAGCTGACCAAATATATGGCAGTGGAAAAGTATCAGCACATCATGCATATCGTTTCCGAGGTACGGGGAGAGCTGGCTGATGGCATGTCTGGATTGGATGCACTGATAGCTGCCCTTCCAGCCGGGACGGTATCCGGTGCCCCGAAAATACGGGCAATGGAACTGATCAATCAATTCGAAAGGAAAAAACGGGGCCTTTACGCTGGGGCAGTCGGTTATATCAATATGAATGGCGATCTTGATCTGGCGCTGGCAATCCGGACGATGATCGTAAAGGATGCTAAAGCATATGTACAGGCGGGAGCCGGTCTTGTATATGACTCCGATCCGGAGACGGAGTATCACGAAACGCTGCATAAAGCGAAATCTTTAACGGAGGTTGGTTCACATGATCCTGCTGATCGATAA
- a CDS encoding aminodeoxychorismate/anthranilate synthase component II codes for MILLIDNYDSFTYNLFQYMAELGEEVKVVRNDAATIREIEVLDPEAIIISPGPGRPEDAGICIEAIRYFAGRIPILGICLGHQAIGAAFGADIVRAGQIKHGKTSTLRYVGEPAIEHIIKDLPIMRYHSLVIDRRTVPNELAVIAYAEDDEEIMAVQHSRYPVHGLQFHPESIGTEAGKEIVKYYIQLMKEGESNGTIIG; via the coding sequence ATGATCCTGCTGATCGATAATTATGATTCTTTTACGTATAACCTTTTCCAATACATGGCGGAACTTGGCGAAGAGGTCAAAGTTGTCCGGAATGATGCGGCCACGATCCGGGAAATCGAAGTGCTGGATCCAGAGGCAATCATCATTTCACCTGGACCAGGCAGACCGGAGGATGCCGGTATTTGTATCGAAGCCATCCGGTACTTTGCCGGCAGGATTCCAATCCTTGGCATCTGTCTCGGGCACCAGGCGATAGGCGCAGCCTTCGGGGCAGATATCGTCCGGGCTGGCCAAATCAAGCATGGCAAGACATCGACACTTCGTTATGTAGGGGAACCAGCCATCGAGCACATCATCAAAGATCTGCCCATCATGCGCTATCATTCCCTCGTCATTGATAGACGCACTGTTCCGAATGAATTGGCAGTCATTGCTTATGCAGAAGATGACGAGGAAATCATGGCTGTCCAGCATAGCCGTTATCCTGTTCATGGATTGCAGTTCCATCCAGAGTCCATCGGGACCGAAGCGGGCAAGGAGATCGTGAAGTATTATATTCAACTCATGAAAGAAGGGGAAAGTAATGGAACCATTATTGGCTAA
- the trpD gene encoding anthranilate phosphoribosyltransferase, whose amino-acid sequence MEPLLAKLANTKALTYAEALQASRELLDGSMPDAVAGAFLSMLQTRGETADEVAGMVAAIREKAQIIPLQAADVMDNCGTGGDGSQSFNISTTAAFVIAGAGITIAKHGNRSVSSRTGSADVLEKLGIPLYLPAEEMTHLLEENGIAFLFAPHVHPGLKQVMQLRKVLRIPTIFNLIGPLTNPVRLDSQLLGIYRRDMLGMMAEALDKLGRKRAIVINGAGYMDEASLAGENHLVLLEDGKQAAFTLHPEEVGLPVYPLEAIKGGDAAENADILLRVLNGEAGVHRDTVLLNAGLGIFANGKAASIQEGIQLAKESIDSGAARQKLQYLIDYKKEVTP is encoded by the coding sequence ATGGAACCATTATTGGCTAAGCTTGCAAATACAAAGGCTTTGACGTATGCAGAAGCATTGCAGGCATCACGTGAATTGCTGGATGGCAGCATGCCGGATGCTGTAGCAGGAGCCTTCCTTTCCATGCTGCAAACCCGCGGGGAAACAGCCGATGAAGTGGCAGGCATGGTGGCGGCGATCCGGGAGAAAGCGCAGATCATCCCGCTTCAAGCAGCCGATGTGATGGATAATTGCGGTACAGGAGGCGATGGGTCGCAGAGCTTCAATATCAGTACGACAGCAGCCTTTGTCATTGCAGGTGCCGGCATCACGATAGCCAAGCATGGCAACCGCAGTGTATCCAGCAGAACCGGCAGTGCGGATGTACTGGAGAAGCTGGGTATCCCATTGTATTTGCCTGCTGAGGAGATGACGCATCTGCTTGAAGAGAATGGCATCGCTTTTCTGTTCGCGCCGCATGTACATCCAGGTTTGAAGCAGGTGATGCAGCTTCGCAAAGTGCTGCGTATTCCGACGATTTTCAATTTGATCGGGCCATTGACGAATCCGGTTCGGCTTGATTCACAGCTGCTCGGCATTTATCGTCGCGACATGCTGGGGATGATGGCAGAAGCTCTTGATAAGCTGGGGCGCAAGCGGGCAATCGTCATCAATGGTGCGGGGTACATGGATGAAGCATCATTGGCAGGAGAGAATCATCTTGTTTTGCTTGAGGATGGCAAGCAGGCAGCCTTCACTCTCCATCCGGAAGAAGTCGGCCTGCCGGTATATCCGCTTGAAGCGATCAAGGGCGGCGATGCAGCTGAGAATGCAGATATCCTGCTGCGTGTATTGAACGGAGAAGCTGGCGTCCACAGGGATACGGTCCTATTGAATGCAGGTCTGGGCATCTTTGCCAATGGCAAGGCAGCCTCCATCCAGGAAGGGATCCAGCTTGCCAAGGAAAGCATTGATAGCGGGGCGGCAAGACAGAAGCTGCAGTATTTGATCGATTATAAAAAGGAAGTGACACCATGA
- the trpC gene encoding indole-3-glycerol phosphate synthase TrpC, translated as MTFLAKILEEKRTEISFLKQTYRPTAAQRQPISLYERFQEQEQLQIIAEIKRASPSKGMINPDVVPADQAAMYEAAGAGAISVLTDTPFFKGTMDDLAAVREAVEIPILNKDFILDEIQIDRAADYGADVILLIVAALEQERLHALYRYAASKGLDVLTEVHNEGELAQAQELGARIIGINNRNLKTFEVDLGVTERLLKKIDTSATLVISESGMAVPEDAARAAKAGARGILVGETLMRAFDVSSVLKSLQVPVGAASS; from the coding sequence ATGACATTTTTGGCAAAAATACTAGAAGAAAAACGAACAGAAATCAGCTTCCTGAAGCAAACCTATCGTCCGACGGCAGCGCAGCGTCAGCCGATTTCCCTATATGAACGATTCCAGGAGCAGGAACAGCTTCAAATCATTGCCGAAATCAAGCGTGCTTCGCCTTCCAAGGGTATGATCAATCCCGATGTGGTGCCAGCGGATCAGGCTGCAATGTACGAAGCGGCAGGAGCGGGAGCCATTTCCGTCTTGACTGATACACCGTTCTTCAAAGGTACGATGGACGATTTGGCAGCTGTCCGGGAAGCGGTCGAAATCCCGATATTGAATAAAGATTTCATCCTTGATGAAATCCAGATAGACAGGGCTGCGGATTATGGTGCCGATGTGATACTGCTCATCGTTGCAGCTTTGGAACAGGAGCGGCTGCATGCTCTTTATCGGTATGCGGCATCGAAAGGGCTGGATGTGCTGACAGAGGTGCACAATGAAGGGGAATTGGCACAAGCGCAGGAACTCGGGGCAAGGATTATTGGTATCAACAACCGGAACTTGAAAACCTTCGAAGTTGACTTAGGCGTGACAGAGCGACTGCTCAAAAAAATCGATACCTCGGCTACACTTGTCATCAGTGAAAGCGGCATGGCGGTACCGGAAGATGCAGCTCGCGCAGCAAAGGCAGGTGCAAGGGGCATCCTTGTCGGGGAAACACTCATGCGTGCATTTGATGTATCCTCCGTCTTGAAGTCACTTCAAGTTCCTGTGGGAGCTGCATCATCATGA
- a CDS encoding phosphoribosylanthranilate isomerase yields MIVKICGIQSVEAGKAAVEAGADMIGFVFADSRRRVSPEQAASITRQLPPKVKTVGVFVNEPIESLQDIAETAELDYIQLHGDETPSYVRSINKPVIKAFSVASEDDLQLLAAYPCDYYLLDSPAEAYRGGNGTTFDWSLASSDAIPREKLFLAGGLHAGNVQQAIREVHPAGVDVSSGVETERQKDPVKIQQFITAAKRGK; encoded by the coding sequence ATGATCGTGAAAATATGCGGAATCCAATCAGTCGAAGCTGGGAAGGCTGCAGTGGAAGCTGGGGCTGACATGATTGGCTTCGTCTTTGCCGACAGCAGAAGGAGAGTGTCGCCTGAGCAGGCAGCCAGCATCACCCGACAGCTGCCGCCAAAAGTAAAAACAGTAGGTGTGTTCGTCAACGAACCGATCGAAAGTTTGCAGGATATTGCCGAGACTGCGGAACTGGACTATATTCAGCTGCATGGGGATGAAACGCCATCCTACGTCAGATCCATCAATAAGCCCGTCATAAAGGCTTTTTCAGTAGCATCGGAGGATGACTTGCAGCTGCTGGCGGCATATCCATGTGATTATTATCTGCTGGACAGTCCGGCGGAAGCATACCGCGGAGGTAATGGTACCACGTTCGATTGGTCGCTGGCAAGCTCCGACGCAATTCCGAGGGAAAAGCTTTTCCTGGCAGGAGGATTGCATGCCGGGAATGTACAGCAGGCCATCCGGGAAGTGCATCCTGCAGGAGTCGATGTCAGCAGCGGCGTGGAGACGGAAAGACAAAAGGATCCAGTTAAAATACAGCAATTTATTACAGCGGCAAAGAGAGGGAAGTGA
- the trpB gene encoding tryptophan synthase subunit beta, with the protein MAIYPTETGLYGSFGGRFVPETLMPAILELEQAFQKAKTDPAFQEEMRYYLKQYIGRETPLYYAERLSASLGGPKIYLKREDLNHTGAHKINNTIGQALLTQRMGKKKVVAETGAGQHGVATATVSALLGLECIIFMGKEDVRRQALNVYRMELLGAQVVSVDQGNGTLKDAVNEAMRYWTANVEDTHYIFGTAAGPHPFPQIVRDFQRVIGDETRKQILEAEGKLPEAIVACVGGGSNAIGMFYPFVEDNEVKMFGVEAGGKGLPTGQHAASLSEGKAGILHGSLSYLLQNEDGQVQEAHSISAGLDYPGVGPEHSYLKDTGRVTYDAVTDEEALGAVRLLSRTEGIIPALESAHAVAYCKKLAPAMKKEDVLVVCLSGRGDKDVNTIREAHETGGDRHE; encoded by the coding sequence ATGGCTATTTATCCGACAGAAACAGGACTTTACGGCAGTTTTGGCGGCCGATTTGTACCGGAAACATTGATGCCGGCCATCTTGGAGCTCGAGCAGGCATTCCAAAAAGCAAAGACGGACCCAGCCTTCCAGGAAGAGATGCGTTATTATCTAAAGCAATACATCGGCCGGGAGACACCGCTTTATTATGCAGAGCGTCTTTCGGCGTCCCTGGGCGGTCCGAAAATCTATTTGAAACGGGAAGACCTCAATCATACAGGTGCCCATAAAATCAATAATACAATCGGCCAGGCGCTGCTGACACAGCGGATGGGCAAGAAAAAGGTCGTCGCGGAAACAGGGGCCGGCCAGCATGGTGTGGCCACTGCGACAGTCAGTGCCCTGCTTGGATTGGAATGCATCATCTTCATGGGAAAGGAAGACGTCAGAAGGCAGGCTTTGAACGTTTATCGTATGGAGCTGCTTGGTGCGCAGGTCGTATCCGTCGATCAAGGGAACGGTACACTGAAGGATGCTGTAAATGAAGCGATGCGTTACTGGACGGCAAATGTCGAAGATACGCATTATATCTTCGGCACGGCTGCTGGTCCGCACCCGTTCCCGCAAATCGTCCGGGACTTTCAGCGTGTGATCGGTGATGAAACGCGCAAGCAGATCCTGGAAGCGGAAGGAAAGCTTCCGGAAGCGATTGTTGCCTGTGTCGGCGGCGGAAGTAATGCAATCGGCATGTTCTATCCATTCGTGGAGGATAATGAAGTGAAAATGTTTGGTGTGGAAGCTGGCGGTAAAGGGCTGCCGACAGGACAGCATGCAGCTTCCCTTTCCGAAGGGAAAGCTGGCATCCTGCATGGATCATTATCCTATCTTCTGCAAAATGAGGACGGTCAAGTGCAAGAGGCTCATTCCATTTCTGCCGGATTGGATTACCCGGGTGTCGGACCAGAGCACAGTTATCTGAAGGATACAGGGCGCGTGACGTATGATGCAGTCACCGACGAGGAAGCGCTGGGGGCAGTACGGCTTCTGTCCAGGACAGAAGGAATCATACCGGCATTGGAAAGCGCTCATGCAGTGGCATATTGCAAAAAGCTCGCACCGGCGATGAAGAAAGAGGATGTGCTGGTTGTCTGCTTGTCGGGACGCGGTGACAAAGATGTAAATACAATCAGGGAAGCACATGAGACAGGAGGGGATCGGCATGAGTAA
- the trpA gene encoding tryptophan synthase subunit alpha gives MSKAKLDTAFQTAADAGEKAFVPYIMAGDGGLDSLNERIRFLAECGATAIELGLPFSDPVADGPTIQAAGIRALEAGTTVQAVLNEVAKEKAGRTVPLVIMTYLNPVFAYGVEAFASACAEAGISGLILPDLPLEEEGLVTEALKKHDIALIRLVALTSTPERIRALAERAEGFLYAVTVAGTTGERASFVDKLGTHLMALKEVSKAPVLAGFGVSTPDHVKELSQYCDGVVVGSKIVDALHRGERQQVRDLIASRKQA, from the coding sequence ATGAGTAAAGCAAAGCTGGATACGGCATTCCAAACAGCGGCGGATGCTGGGGAAAAAGCATTCGTACCTTATATCATGGCTGGTGATGGCGGCTTGGACAGCCTGAATGAACGCATTCGTTTCCTAGCTGAATGCGGCGCTACAGCAATCGAGCTGGGACTGCCGTTCTCAGATCCGGTTGCTGACGGCCCGACGATCCAGGCAGCAGGCATACGTGCATTGGAAGCTGGTACGACGGTTCAAGCGGTTTTGAATGAGGTGGCAAAGGAGAAAGCGGGCCGTACCGTGCCTCTTGTCATCATGACTTATTTGAACCCAGTCTTTGCTTATGGAGTGGAAGCTTTTGCGTCCGCTTGTGCGGAAGCAGGGATATCCGGTCTCATCCTGCCTGATTTGCCGCTCGAGGAAGAAGGGCTGGTAACCGAAGCACTGAAGAAGCATGACATTGCATTGATTCGTCTGGTCGCATTGACAAGCACTCCGGAAAGGATCCGGGCACTTGCAGAGCGTGCGGAGGGATTCCTTTATGCAGTGACGGTGGCAGGAACGACAGGAGAGAGAGCGAGCTTCGTCGATAAACTTGGTACGCATCTGATGGCATTGAAAGAGGTCAGCAAGGCGCCTGTGCTGGCAGGCTTCGGTGTCTCCACGCCGGATCATGTCAAGGAACTGAGCCAGTACTGCGACGGTGTGGTAGTAGGAAGCAAGATCGTCGATGCCTTGCATCGAGGGGAAAGGCAGCAAGTGAGAGATTTGATTGCATCCAGGAAGCAGGCCTGA